Within the Cupriavidus necator N-1 genome, the region AGGAAGCCCTGAGGCACCGGCTCGATGGCCCGGATCTTTCCGTAATAGCGTTTGTCCGGGTCGCCCAGGATTGTGAAGTAGGCAGTTTGTCCCGGGCGCAGGCGGACCACATCCGCCTCGGAGACTTGCGCTCTGACGGTCATCGAGTCCATATCGGCCAGTCTGAGAATCTCCGGCGCCTGTTGGCTGGCAATGACGGTCTGCCCCTCCTGGGTGACGATGGCTACCACTTCGCCATTCCTTGGCGCGACAATCTGCGTGTAGCCCAGGTTCGCGCGCGCAATCTCCACCTCGGCATGAGCGCCTTCGATCCTCGCATCAAGCGCGGTGAGCCGTGCCCGCTGCTCGTCGACCAGGGCTCTCGCCGCCTCGAAGTCTTGCCGCGAGGAGGCGTCGATAGCTAGCAAATTGCGCTGACGATTCAACGCCGGCTCGGCTTTTGCCAGCGTCGCGACAGTCTCCTGTCTTTGCGCGACCAGTTCCTTTTCATTGGCGATCTTCTGGCGCAGTTCGTTGTGTGCCGGTACCGAATCGATCTCCGCGAGCAGCTGTCCCTTAATTACCTTGTCGCCAAGCTCGACCTTCAACGCCTTGATCTGTCCATCCACCTGGGCGCCCACCTTGACCTGCTGGGATGGCTGGAGCGAGCCCACCGCCAACACCGCCAGTTCGAGATCCTTGCGTTCGACTGGCGCCGTGGTATATGGAGAGGGCTTCGTACAGGCGAGCTGGCACAGCGCGATGGTCAGTATCGTGGCGCAAACAGCGGCGCCGATGACCCGGGAGCGATAGCGAAGCGACATGATCTTCATGGGGACACTACATCCGCAGAGGCGGTTCGATGGACGATGGAAGCCCGGGCGCCGACTCCATGCAACCTCAGCCGTCATCGCCGGCTGCCGTCCCTTCGAGATACGCGGGCCTTTCATTGCTGTGACATGCCGCGATTAGATCGCCTCATCGTACTCTTCGGCAACCATCCAAACTGACAGGTATGTAGGTGAATTCGCTGGTGAGCAACCGGCTTCCCCACCGTGGCCGGAAACGTGAAGGGCCGCCGCGCCCGTCGATGACGCATCCATCGGACAGCCTTCCAGCGCGAGGGGGGCGCAAACCACGCCGCCAGGATCCCGAGCGCCAGGCGCAACCGCCGCCCGCGTGTGCGATAGCCTCTCGCGCAAGGGGATCCGCGCCTGTCGAGGGCTCAAGACTGCTCAAGCAACTTCGCAACGAGGGCGAACAAGCCGCCGATGGCGACGCACAGCGCAATCCATGCAGCGATGATGCCAACACAAACCTTCAGCTTCATGATGCTTCTGATGGGCCAACTAGGCTAACGGGCGGGGGATGCCTGAATTGGAAGCCTCGCCCGGCCCTTCGACAACCTTCAGAACTGAGAGGTATGCTGGTAAGTTCCGGGACGATATTTCTCACCGCACCGGCGTCGCGTGTCAGCATCGGGCGAGTTGGGCGCTACATCAGATTGCATGGGATGCTGCACCGGTGGTGCGCGACGACCAGCAGAATTGACAGGTCTTTCAGATCAGGAATCGCACCCTGTCGTGCTACGAGTCAGCTGAGCATGCCGCTCATGGCCGCATAGACAGCCGCCGCGGTCTTGTTGGGCACGTTGAGCTTGGTGATAATGTTGCGGATGTGGAAGCGCACGGTGCATTCCGACAATGAGAGCAGATCGGCAATCTCGAGCGTGGTCTTCCCATCGGCCGTCCACTTGAGCACCTCGATCTCCCGGCTCGTCAGAGCCCCGGCCCGCTGGGCGAAGTGGTCGGGCAGCATCACTTCCGATAGGCGCAGATGGGCAATGGCCGTCAGCCCGCGCAACTCCGCTTCCTTGTACGCACGCTCCTCGTCCGCTAACGGCGTCGCCGACCGCGCCACGGTGAACATGCCGCCCTGCGAGGCGCCGCTAAAGCAGGATTGGGCCCACCCCACACGCAGGCCAGCGCCCTGCGCTTCTTCCCAGAAGGCGGGCACCCGCGCAAACATTCTCGGCGTCCATACGAAGGGGGTGTCGGATTGCTCGCCGCGCGCGATCGTGGGATCGATCTCCAGATAGCGGTTGCGCGCGTAACGCTCCTGCCAGATGGCGGGATAGTTATTCCGCATCAGTGTCTCGGGTCTCGACACTGGCCAGGGTGTGCGCAGCCCGTACGCGCAATACTCGAACTCGAGCTTCACCGCCACGCGCAGTATGGCTTCGAAGATCGCCTGCTCGCTATGCACACCATCGATGGAAGTCAGCAAATCAAGTAGCCAGTGCTTCATGGCCTCACCCCGCTTTGCGCGATCACCCACCTCATGCCACACCCAACGTCTCTCGTATCCCTTTCAACACTGCATTCCCCACACCACATCACGGCGTACATCGGGCCGTCACAGAAAACAACTGTTCATTATGGGCGATTAATTTTATCAATACAATTTGAATTTTATTCATATGCGTATGCATATAAGTCAAATAGTTATGATGGCCAGTTCATATATTTAAATAAATTATCTTTGGATCTCGGATACCGTTGCTCGCGACGCTATCCGAATTTGGCCGGCCATTCATGCGCATTTCGGCGTAATGTGGAGCTATCCAAACTGAGAGGTTTCCTACTGCGTTGAGACCGCGTAATGTGCCCGGGTGTTTTCTTCCTTAATAGCCATCGAGGGCAATCCAGCCGTTGCGATCCATCAATATGACGTGGGAACAAGCTCGTCTGGGAGCCTCGGACGTTCAACGGTATCGTGAATTTTCGGGCGCCGCCCAAAAAGGTAGGCGATGACTTTCACCCCGCGGTCAAGGCGCTGGTAAGCGGCGCTGCCTACGGCCGTCGCAATGTGTATTGCATACGACCGTCGGAGTACGAGCCGCATGCCATGTTCGACGACGAGAAGCGCATTGTCTATGTCATCGCCCGACCGACCGGAGATCGCTGCATCTTCACCTTCCCGCAGGAGGTCGACACGATAGGATGACCTGACGCGAACGGCTTGATCCGCCGCGCCTGAGTCACCGATATACAGTCGAGGCTGACAAGGAGCCCCGCGATGGCATTTCAGCCGCCGCCGACCGCGAGTCTCTCACCCACACGCGAGCGTCGGCGAGCCGCAGGATCTGGGTCTTCTACTTGCTTATCGCTGTGGCGCCCGGAAGTCGAGACATGTCCAACGCCGCTTGCATTGGCGCCCGCGTATCGGCCATGCGCATGCGGTGCCAGTGGGTGGGGTGCCGCCTGAACTGCTGACAGCGCATTCAGAAGCCACCGGAGCGGCTGGCATCGGCATGGCGCCGCTGCGCAATGATGCAAACGTCCTGACCCGGTAGCCGGCGACCGGTCCTTCGCACCCAGGCGCCAACAGCGATGCCGCCTGGTACAGTGACGACGCCTGCGGTGCGTGCTACCGCTTCTCTTCCTTGCCAGTCTTGGACTGCCCCTTGGGTTTGGGTTTATGCACGGGATAGCAAAGCCCCCTGGCATCACTGGCTGGCATCTCGGAGCACGGCCGTAGCGTAACCTCCTGCCGCGGTGATTTGGCGGGCTCGGATTGCTGTTCGATGACATAAATGAACCCGCAGTCCACGGCCAGCGTCGCAAGCGCCAGCAGCACGATGTTGTTCACAGCGAGATCTCCTCGAAATGATTGGCGATTGAGAGGTGCACCGCCGCGCAGTAACGCCGGGCGGGATCCGGCGCATGGCACAGCGATCCAATCCTTCGGCGACAGCAAATGAGCGGGCACGATGCGCGGCCCGACATAACATGCCTGCGCTCGCCTCGACTCAAGGGGGGCGCAGCGGTAGTTCCCGGGCCGCCGCTAATTGGTCGACTTCCGTCCCCCGGCATGCCAGTCTCCGGAGATAAACGGCGTGGCGTTGGGTGCAACGTGACATTGGGTGCGTTCCCGGTTGGGCTGCTGACACTCCAGATGCGAGGGATTTCGCGCTGGCATTTCAGGCGCGGTGGGTCCCTTCGCCGCACCGTTCACCAACAGCTTGACGAGCGCGAGCAGCAGTATTTCGCTCATCGCGTCATCTCTCCGATGTGATGGGAGTTCAGCGGGTCCTCCTGACTGTCCGATGAGTCGGCGTCGGCCGGGCACAGGGACCGCTGATCTGCGTCGCCCATCGCGCTCTGGTATTGCCCGGTATCGATGCGACACGCAAAGAGTTGTCGCCCGTCGATGGCGACCGGCGATGCTGTCTTGAAGCGCAATCCGGCGCGCTGAAGAAGCCGCTCGATGCCGACGGGAGAGACTGACACAAGTTCGCTTGCACCGAGTTCCGCTGCGCACATAATGGTCGCGCGCAGCAGGGCCGTGGCCGAACGGGAAGAGAACTGCACATTGCCCGGCAACGCCGGCGCTTTGAGTTCCACCACCGCGAAGCGCGAGATCTCCCAGATGTTGGGAGACGCCGGAGCCGGCGAGCCGTGCAGTAGCGCCGGAAAGATGTCGCGAAGCAGGTATGGGCCGGTAGTGGGCAACAGGCGCGCCATGCCACGGATCGCACCACTATGCTTGTCCAGTGCCACCACATACACGGTATCTTCACGATCGAACTGATCGAGTTCGATCCCATCGGGACAAGGCAGCTTCCAGCCCAGGCGCTGCACGAAGACTTCGTGCCGATAGCGCGCAAGGCGCGACATCATGGCCGGCTGCAGGTGGGTCGATTCCCCCGAGATAATACGCACACTTTCCTCCGAGCACTCTGCTGTGTCCGGATTAGATCGCCTCATTCGACCTTGGAGCAACCGTCAAAACTGACGGGGGTACACATGGCATACCTCGGGACACTGCGTCACGCCGAGCTCCGCCTGGGTGAATAACGCACTGCTTTGATGCGTACGCGCATCGCCGATGTAGAGCGTCAGGCGTGCGGTGTACAGGTCGCCCTTCTGGAGGCCGTCTGCCTCGCCCTGTCGAACCCACGCCTGGGCGTGCGAGTTCGTGCCATCAAGGTGCGCAGCGCGCGTCTCCCGTCTTCATCATGTGCCATTTCGACTGCGGTTCGGCGGGCCGACTGAGAACGGCGCTGGCGAGCGTGGATCTTGACCCTTCAAACTACAGACGGATATCCAGCGCAAACGGATGCCGCCGCAACTCCGGCGGCCCGTCGCCCGTCAGGCGCAGCCGCGCGGGCAGTCCGGGCGCATCGGCGGGCAGGACATGGCATTAAACGCGCCAGTGCAGCTTGCCGATGGTATCGGCGATGCGTGGCAGGCAGTCCGCTTCAAAGCGGGCGAAGATGTGTGGTCAAGGTAGGGGCGTCCTGACGTTGCGGGTTGGCGGTGCTGGCTGCGCCTGCCGTGCGCCGCAGTGGCAGGCCACTATACGCCAGCCGGCGTCAGGCCGGCCGGTACACCCAGAAGCCAGGTGAGTGGCTCCAAATCGCCCTAGTAGCACCGGTGACCCGGGACTCCATATTCCCCTTACCTTTAAAAGGTTGTAAAAGGCCTTTTAGGTAGCCTGCTTGTTCCAGCCGTTGGAAGCCCGCCTGTTCCAGCGCCGTGAAGCGCGTCGACAGAGCGGGCATGGAAGGCCGGGTGTGCCAGCTATCCCCTGGGGATAGCACGGCAGTGTTCGGCTAGTTCATGGGGCTGTGGGCGCTGTACCTCTCGCGCTCTATACCAAACGACCGGTTTGGCAGTGCGCGTCCCCCTTCTTCATCTTGTGCCATTTCTACTGCGAATCGGCGGACCGGCTAAGAGCGGCGCTGGCAAGCGTGAATCTTCGCGGAAAGCCGGTATCGTCAATAATCAGCGCCTCCGGCAACCCGCACGCCGGCTGATTCGCTCAAGCGTGTAACTGCGCACCGCATCGAGCACCGCTTCGTCCGACCACGGCGCATCGGCTACAAAATGATGCAGGCGTTGGTGC harbors:
- a CDS encoding acyl-homoserine-lactone synthase; the encoded protein is MMSRLARYRHEVFVQRLGWKLPCPDGIELDQFDREDTVYVVALDKHSGAIRGMARLLPTTGPYLLRDIFPALLHGSPAPASPNIWEISRFAVVELKAPALPGNVQFSSRSATALLRATIMCAAELGASELVSVSPVGIERLLQRAGLRFKTASPVAIDGRQLFACRIDTGQYQSAMGDADQRSLCPADADSSDSQEDPLNSHHIGEMTR
- a CDS encoding efflux RND transporter periplasmic adaptor subunit, encoding MKIMSLRYRSRVIGAAVCATILTIALCQLACTKPSPYTTAPVERKDLELAVLAVGSLQPSQQVKVGAQVDGQIKALKVELGDKVIKGQLLAEIDSVPAHNELRQKIANEKELVAQRQETVATLAKAEPALNRQRNLLAIDASSRQDFEAARALVDEQRARLTALDARIEGAHAEVEIARANLGYTQIVAPRNGEVVAIVTQEGQTVIASQQAPEILRLADMDSMTVRAQVSEADVVRLRPGQTAYFTILGDPDKRYYGKIRAIEPVPQGFLDPPGSTPGTNSGQSSKPGAAVFYNALFEVPNADRRLRISMTAQVSVLIATVRQALSIPVAALGEQIADGRHLVRVIGRDERVVERAVYVGLNNNVNVEVRKGLAQGERVVTGMAEPTTTTS
- a CDS encoding autoinducer binding domain-containing protein; translation: MKHWLLDLLTSIDGVHSEQAIFEAILRVAVKLEFEYCAYGLRTPWPVSRPETLMRNNYPAIWQERYARNRYLEIDPTIARGEQSDTPFVWTPRMFARVPAFWEEAQGAGLRVGWAQSCFSGASQGGMFTVARSATPLADEERAYKEAELRGLTAIAHLRLSEVMLPDHFAQRAGALTSREIEVLKWTADGKTTLEIADLLSLSECTVRFHIRNIITKLNVPNKTAAAVYAAMSGMLS